CATGAAAGACGCTGCTTGTTAGGAAGCCCCTGCTGGGAATTATGTAGATGAAGTCGAAACAAGACACAGATTTGATTTAGGGAGAAGGAAGCGAGAGGGGTTAGGCCGTCTTAGAACGGGAGCTTCACAGCTTGTTTCTTTGATCTTTGAAAAGCCTGCAACTGTCTCTTCCTCTTGACCCACATCATGGACTACACAGCATGTACACACATACATAATTAACCTGatttcatgttgttgttgttgttgtctccctttgtctctTGGACTTTCAAGGTCGTCTTAAGCTGACGGTGCTGTCTGAGGACAGACTGCAGATGAAATGGAAGGAGGCCGACGGACCTGTTCAGGGCTACAAAGTCAGAGTGAAACCCATCTCAGGTGAGACTTCCTCGGCTCTTAAAATAACAACGATATTCAGACTGCAAGTGTTAGTTGTACATTTtctggaaaaacaaacaaacaaacaaacactaaCGAAGCATGCATTGGTTGTAAAGGGAGTAGTGAATGAGGAAGCGACTTCACACAGCCTTTGATTCTCCCGCTTGCCATCAGAAGCATCTGCCTCTGGCTCTGCGTATACAAAGGGGAGATAGGAAAGGAATAAAGGCAGCATTACAACATCAGATCATCCTTCTGGGAAAAGGGTTTTCGACGTCTGGGAAATCTTTATTCTTGCATGTGGAATACCAAGAGATGTCATTAAAGTATTTACAGAATCCAAAGATGTATTAGCAGGAAAAGCCAATAATCTGATCGTACACTGAGTGAACCAGCACAGTCCCTTGATCTCCTCTTCTCCTGTGTGGACATGTCATGAGGTGTGAAAGTGCCTTTGCTCTCCCGCTAGTCCAGACTGCTCTGTTGCTTCCCAGGTGATGCTTTTGATAAGAACCTCCACCTTCACATCTGTGATTCTTAACTTCATCTTTAACATTGATTTCTCTCTGTCACCCTCTTATCTGCCATTCCTCTCTGTGCCATTAAGTCCAGGCATGTCTCAAAGAAGGAcaccgagggggggggggggggcttagagAAAGAATTCAGTCAGCGTGAGAAGGTGTTGGTTCTGGGAGAGGGGGGCAGTACGAGGATGAAAAGGTGGTGTCGATGTGATACACAACCATTGTGGTTTTGAAAAAGGCTTGAAGTGTAATTAAACTATTACATTTCACTTGTTGAAACCTGCAGGACCTGCCACACGCATCCAGGGCCAGCAGACGGTGGCCTTCAGTACTTTATCACTTATCATCGgatatgattttaaaagaaGATGTTGTGTTCAAATATGTTGAAACATTTAGTTTGACAAATAATATGAGAGCAAGTAGACAACTGAAGCAATTATTGTATCATAAAAACATTTGGGGAATGCAGGGAACATAATAACTAACATAAATAAGAAAAGGTTAAAGGATACACTTTTAAGGTCATATCAAAAATAAACTTGCAGGACTTGAATAAAGTGGTTACATCTTTCTAACCCACCGACAATAAGAATGGGGACGAGCCAGGTGTGCTGCTGTATTCCTGATTGCTCTACCTACGCTGACTCAGATCAAATCCTTACATGTGCTGATGATTCAGCGTTTTGGTAATTAACAAATGAGGAATCAGCATACAGGAGGAAGGTGTCTGATCTTGTAAGACGTCGCAGCATGATAGCCTTTAGCTTTGTTGTGGAAAAAGAATATCATAGACTTCAGAAGAGGGAAATATGGGAAGCTACCGCTATAAATGACCTGGTAACCAATAGCAAATATGAAAGCATTACATTTCCTTGATCCTAAATAGAAAGATATCTTTATAAAACCTTAAAGATGGCTCATCGGAGATTATGTTAACAATAAGTTTGGCTTCCTAAAAACACTTGGGACATTTTGAAAGAGATTACATTCCCTGAGGCTATTGGACTCTTGAAGGTAAAACCTTCAGCCCTTatgttgtgattttgaggtttaCATTATTCGTGTCTTTATTGTAAACCACTGACAATTTAAGAGTTTCCTGTGTATCTTTTATATTTATGATATTCTATGGATGTCCATCTGATGTATGTGTGTAACGCTTATTGGCATGCTTTGTTGATTGTTATCGTGTCTATTCTGCAATGAGTAGGCAAGTTCTCACTTTCCCTTTGGACTTAATGCCATCCAGTCATTTCTCAACTCTATCTCTCGTCTCTCACAGAGGTGCCACAGCCGGAGCTGATGCTGACCACCACACGGGGCCGGGCCACGGTGGCAGGACTGGACTCCGGTCAGGAATACGCCCTCCAAGTCCTCGTGCTCAATGGGACGACGAGAGGCTTCTCGCAAAGCGCAGATTCACGAGTAAGACACACAGCGATGTTGATGAGGAGTTGTTGAATAGGGTGGATGGAGGGAGGTCTATGAACACAAAAgcagtgcttgaattgggccGGGACTTCTGATTTGTACCCATCTGGTACCGTTACTTCTTACACGGTGCCGGTACGGCGGTACTCAGTAGGCCTACTCAGTAGATGCGTCATGAGgggccgccgccgccgccttccccccggagcagcagtcttcgtcgCCCACAAACACCGTCCGCGCCAAACACCGCCaaccctcggcggcccgcagtGCCAGAGGAccctcggcaaaacagagcctgtccaggtatatttaaacatgttcccagctcgcctgtacagtggggcgaggcgctcattttgcagctcatggtttcaaaacagagattggctggaattcCCTGTAAAATATATGCCATCTTCTgcctgtagacatttcggttcaaaaTACATCTaactcagatgccttcaccacaatcgtaccaaacgctgtctcctggtactcatctgagtaactCACTAACAAAGAAATAGCTAGGcctactatatggcagtaaaacaagaatagagttgaaaaggggagtgatttgtaaaatatcaataaagaaatagaaaatctttttacagttctgtttcatctggatgttgagagatgtatccatagatctcttcatgtcgctctcaaagtgcaccagattgatgctttcaacaacATCTTGTGTTAGATCCACTCCCCACTAACCCtataatctcagatgcaccctgagtgaGTCATGTTGTTTAAGTACAGTGAGCCTTTCTAAAATACATAGTAAAGAGACAAACACGCCAGCATTATAGGATATACTATGGCTTTGAGCCAAGTTCTTGTTTTTGGGCGGTATAAATAAATTGACTTGAAACAGTTGCTGATTTAGAGTACTGGCACCTTTTTTtattccaattcaagcactgcaCAAAAGGAACAAAGACCTGAGACAGTGGGTAAATGACAGTGCGAGGCTCACCTGAGCTCGCTAGCATGACAGGAATCTAGTTATTTACATCTCTATCCATGCAGAGTTGCCCACTTCCTTCTGGACGGTGATACATGATCATCGagttacattatattggagagAAGGCCGAATTCGCTACTTGAAATATGTCCAACCTGCCGCACCTCACCAAAACAATTTAGATTGCTAAACAGAACTACGGGCAAAAGAAAAATAGGTGTGAGTTTTGGGCTAAACGGTCCCTTAAAGCTGTGTTAACTTTGCCGTTAAAAAGTCCATTATGGATATGCATGTTATTGACTCACTATCACTTCTCTATGTACAGGTGGTTTTAAAATACAGTACTGTTTGGTGCTAGTCGCTTAGCCTTTTTACTTCAGATATCGCCGCTACACAATACATAGACATCTTGACATAACGTGAACACTGTAACCCTTTCACTTTCGGtcaaaagtacatttactttgtaaatgttgtAAACCAAAATTCTGTCCACATCTTACACAAACGTCTTTTTAAAATGGGATATAAAAATCCACAGGCCTGATCCGATGTACAGTGTTGACAGGAGATGAAAGGGAATGGTGTTGACTTGGCTAGTGCTGTGAGGTAACATTGGCAAGACAGCAAGTCCTACTAAAGGAAATGGTATTGACATTTCTTACATTCTTACACTTTATTGGAGTTTGCAGTGTTTACTTCAAGGCCCCACCCcatgagagagacacacacacacacgtcaccccattcaaagtgaatggggaagcgtcaacgcacgccgctgtgtggacgggccgtaaccctaatcctaaacctaaccaagtcttcaccctaaaatgaatgatccccctcatggggacctccaatttgtccccataagggaagccagtccccacacgtgactatgtaaacagatttaggtccccacaagtatagtaatgctagaccacacacacccacacacacacaccacacacacacacacacacacacacacacacacacacaccacacacaacacacacacacacacacccacacacacacacacacacacacaaaggcgcggtcacaccgcagtacttttcccactttagttccgatatagttccgaaatgttgcgttcacaccaaaaagagccggaactaaattagttcatgagaaccttttcacccccttttccatccctgctagagagcagggactttcgtgggagaaaaaggttcctatgtccgattggctgggcggattgcaaaccacgccccgtaaaactcccaaaaagttttgtgaagccgccattttattatcctcgcattagcaatattagcattagcccagcgcagaaacgcagagagactaacttatggcaacacaaaataaaacatgggagcggtggagatgaggaggtgttggcgttctggcgatttactcggaaggcttcagtagaagctgctgggactcccagcagcttctactgaagccttccccaactccggggacttccgaccGGGGACTTCCgaccggggacttccggccggggacttccggccggggactttgggcggcagcagcgccatgtatacgccgtgaagtggtttgcggcctgccagtaaacccaaagcagaagaagaagaagaagtgacgacAGCGGCTTAATTTGCCTAACGGCCCCtgcacacggcggcgtgcgttgccgcttcaacgctctgcccattcactttgaatggggtgacgtcacgattcgccgaactgcattgtgggagcaaagcgtagcttctctcgcggtgctcgctgcaaaagcaatgttctactttttacCGCCTCGACGGAgccgtcagccaatcaaatccctcgtatgcaaatctgacagtacaagcactagccaatcaaaccgcgtgtatgttgggagagccagacagcagttatttcccatatgtcaacaaaggaggagaaaatgatcgtggcggtagggaatcacccggtactctatgaccagtccctctttacagaCAGGGATACcaaaaccggaggagccaggcatggggggaggtggcaaagacagtgggggaaactggtaggttttcgctgtttggggagtttatatccagtgtatttcgtttgaatggacagctagcaagcatagacagtatatttagccagcatggatgtagcatgaatgctttgctttgtatgtccggggcggacattcatgtgattggttgttggtcgtgttgctcgcgttgactcccaagctcaagacacgcccaccgccaagcggcaacgcacgccgccgtgtgtaggggccgtaacggtacgtccacacagcagcttcagaagcaaacttcaacgcttctctgcccattgactttgaatggggatgacgtcactttgcctcgcttttctcCGAACTGCATtatgggggagcgaagcgaagatttccaggatgtccaggatctccaggattcaaaagttgagcaatgttcaacttttgaagctgagctggaagtgccagccaatcaaacacgtttatgcaaatctgacagtagaagcgcttagccaatcaaaccgcgtgtaagcagggagaacccagaccgcagttcatttcctcatattccaaacgagaatgacggtagcaaatcacccggttctttacgaccagaactattaacgggatacaaaaccggagggaaccaggcatggagggaggtggcagagacgtgggtgaaactggtaggttttcgcctgtttggggagtttatatctatatatatatgctcgcataaaatccccggggttttttgctttgtatggctgggggcgggagattcatgtgattggttgttggtcgcattgctcgcaaaaatccccaagctgtcagacacgcccagttccaagattttcaagatttttgaaaagctgctgtgtggacgtaccgtaatcctcccccagggatttattccggtgtgaacgcgatctgtacttagttcataagaactaaagagttctcatgaactaagttctgatgaacctttgtgggaaaagtactgcggtgtgaatgcgcctattgtgGATATACAGTATTCGTGTTTCCgcttttacatttcattacttCTCCCTTTTTCGATGTAATACTGAACCCCAATTTAACCGAATCCAGAAGCGTTTTGAAATAACACTTGTATCGGTCTGTAAACTCCAGTCAAATATCTGAGCTGCCTGATTGTTAATGTAGCTTTGTTCTGTCTGCGAGAACAATGTCCTTAttcaaaaagaacaaatgtcagAGTCAGTTGTTTCTAAAGATCATCTGCCTTCTCAACTTCTCTGCAGTTTCCAAGTCtatttgaaaaaaaatgcaGTATCTGTAGTATTTGTTAGATTCAGGCCTTTATAATGTGCTTGCTTGTAAAACCTTTTGATTGATAATGTTGACTGACCTCCTTTTATATAGTCATGTACACAGATCTATTGTAGCAGGGTGAAATGGCTCTAAAACAACTGTTAAGATACAAATGAACAATCCCAATATTTCAAATAATCTTCCTTCATGAACAAATAAGCTACACATTCTTTTGTTTATGTATAGCAGTAAAAGGATCTTTCTTTATTTGGAGGCATTTACTAAacattttgtgtgtgttaaATGTTGGCGCTCTCAGCAGAGGCGTGTTTGTTTTACGGCCTCTTAAAGTGCCTCGTAATATTATAGACTTGTGTGTGTCATTAGCGTGTTGAAGTTTAAGGTCTGCAATGGGGACCCAAGCACCTGTAGTCAGAGTCTGCAATAAAGAGTTACTTCCCATGGGAAAAGCCAccagatacaaattcagaaaatAAACAATATTACTAAAAAATATTGTATCTGCCACCTATTGTTTCATGAAACCTTTTTGAAAGCCAGTGAATCATTTCAGTAATGTCAAAATGCAAGGTGATGTTTTTTCATTTAATGTTTTACTTAGTATTTTAGCATTTTATTGCATATTATTTGACTCGACTCAGTCATTTGAAACGTATTTATACCTAATAAATATATGCATGGCTAGGTAAATACTCATTGCATTGTTATTCATGTTTGTAGGCTCCACTCATGTCTCCTCACCTCCATGCTACATCATCATCTCTCTGGCTCATGCTGTGTTTCCTGCTCAGTGTCTTCCTGCTGCTGTCCCCAGGGGTCTATGGCCAAGGTAAAGTGCTTTCATCACAAATATAACTTCTTATTACTGCAAATATTCACATACACAGCTAGAGAGGATGGTGAAGTCTATCAAAAATAtctgtgttttgttgttgtagtacagggcttctcaaactccggaccaaggtccggatccggaccgaagtGCAAATCAATCCGTACCAAACCCTGTGTCccattattaaataaaaaaagaataataataaaaaaaattaaaaaaattctgattctgatgtaaattaaagtggacctattatgctgtattggaaacatatattgtagggccatacctatactaaacatgtctgtgaagttttttgcttaaaataccaaacagttcacccattgtagccatgccaaCTGTTCATACcgctcttttgcagccctgttagagaaacgcggattttgggtccttagcttgaaaaaaaaaaaagaggagacggtgctaatgcctgatcagaattctaccggagataaagttaaattctgctgtgataaaacgccatcctgttctaaaccacatcaaggattatttctgaaacagtatggagctcaaatgcttttactcttgcaggtttatcacaaggtgagttcctttttttatttcctgctttttaaacacatgtgctctccagtacaggttagctctgagtgttagcgaggcttgctaatgtaaacaaagatgagattacgtccaaaacacgtcaggcagtgtttctgatagcaattgtctgtgggtccgctgccgatttgacgtcagatcggcagcaaatctgtatccgctcgttgtacacccgtttttaaaagatttgggtacggaggaaaagagagggttttattttctgacgctgcgtgagttccccgacgtaccggggacacatatttatgtatataagacatcacaaagtgcattttgcctgataggtcccctttaatgtatattttcttgtgTCTGACGCGTTGTGAGAATGAACGTGCATATATATTTACTTGTGTGCGCGAGCGTGACACGCATTGCAGACCGCAAGTTTACCTTGACTTTCTAATGCTTCTAATGCCATTTTTGCTGAGGTTCAAGGCATTGGCTACAGACAAACAGTGTCATTTCTCCCACTAGTTCAAGccaattttatgttttgtgagccatgatacatacagtatgatggctcacaaaacataaaatgtattaattaattaaaaataaaagatacaaacacaaaacaaaccagaataaacgtaaacatttcaaaataaaataaataaataaaaaaagattaagaaggtccacagcaacgacaacatgaaacaccctttaatttactgcaacgacatgtcgggaaaccccctcaagggggccccatgcatagcgcgcCGAAACTCCTTCTCATAATTTCCACCCTATTCTAAGGGGAAGCATTTACGCAATGTGGTGCCTTTTAATTTCAGCTTCTTACTTTGTATTTCTTCGCCCCTTTCCCTCAAACTATTTTaggagagtgcatttacgttgtgcctctcttcctctgtttcttctttctcttttCCTACCCCTGTTCCTCAGACCTATCCAAAGGGAGGAGACACGTTGTGCCTCTTGACTTTTACTTTCTAAGGGACAAAGTTCATATGGCGATGGATTCCTTTGAGCGACATGCGCCGGCCCGTGCCTTACCTTGgacttctaatagaactgctcgggtcttgatagattgagtggggaagttcatgagatatCTGTTATTATGTACCACTATTTCTTTTTGAGAAAATTAAATGTAAAGGAAGGACGTAGCCCACAGCTTTTTTTGTAAAGATAAAGACTACTTGAGATGCTAGCTAGTTAGTTATTTGCACATGTTTTAATCACAACTCAGTTTAGCGAACACAATGTCTTACAATCTCACACACTTATTGTAAAATGTTGTGAAATTGTATAGTTTAGGGAAAAGCTTAATTTAGCTTGCTAGCTAATGGTATCCTCTTACCATTAATGTAAGCATAAATGATGTCATAACACTTTACATAAAACAATCATTTCATGTATATTATTACAATAATCCACATTTGATATGTCA
This Pseudochaenichthys georgianus chromosome 7, fPseGeo1.2, whole genome shotgun sequence DNA region includes the following protein-coding sequences:
- the LOC117448924 gene encoding collagen alpha-1(XX) chain-like; translated protein: MSPHLHATSSSLWLMLCFLLSVFLLLSPGVYGQGRLKLTVLSEDRLQMKWKEADGPVQGYKVRVKPISEVPQPELMLTTTRGRATVAGLDSGQEYALQVLVLNGTTRGFSQSADSRMHPE